Proteins encoded together in one candidate division WOR-1 bacterium RIFOXYB2_FULL_36_35 window:
- a CDS encoding SMC-Scp complex subunit ScpB, with the protein MVELQLNALKKNIEALLFATRKPLSLSELSLLLESNSSEIEKVICELRVEYESRGIKIFEISGGFIMGTDHSCGEYVDRLFNIKVETTLSPQSMETLAIIAYKQPVTKAEIEKIRGLYSDGTVATLLDRGLVEEKGRADSLGRPILYGTTEEFLKHFGLKDVSDLPIIDESKLGKSRVFEVALK; encoded by the coding sequence TTGGTGGAATTACAATTAAATGCACTTAAAAAAAATATCGAGGCCTTGCTTTTTGCCACAAGAAAACCTTTGTCTTTGAGTGAATTATCTCTGCTTTTGGAATCAAACAGCTCCGAGATTGAGAAAGTTATCTGTGAGCTTAGGGTGGAGTACGAGAGCAGAGGGATAAAGATTTTTGAGATTTCTGGCGGGTTTATCATGGGAACCGACCATTCATGCGGTGAATACGTTGACAGGTTATTTAATATAAAAGTTGAAACTACATTGTCTCCTCAATCTATGGAGACACTTGCCATTATTGCTTATAAACAACCTGTTACAAAAGCTGAGATAGAAAAGATAAGAGGCCTTTATTCCGATGGTACAGTTGCCACCCTGCTTGACAGAGGGTTGGTCGAAGAAAAGGGGAGGGCCGATTCGCTTGGCAGGCCGATTTTATATGGCACAACAGAGGAATTCTTAAAACATTTCGGGCTTAAAGATGTTTCTGATCTTCCAATAATAGATGAGAGTAAACTTGGCAAGAGCCGAGTTTTTGAAGTGGCGTTGAAGTGA
- a CDS encoding DNA polymerase III subunit delta, with the protein MIYLIYGDEQFLVQEEYKSILDKNPDASVEKPQDVSDKQLVELIFMHSLFSPKRIIVLDGFDFENATDLLATSFSNIPEGVIVVIKNPVALDKRSKIYKIINAHGKTYEFKNIPEWEEEKVVDFVKRTFLRSGKSISNDDAYFLVEGVGRNLSLLNSEIDKISTYVGEKELIEKSDIETLMIRSGLDLFTLLNSMFEKNALIAFRAIKSLLKEKENPLSILAFLASQYRLLLKVKLLSSLGRDPSQIARELKSSPYYIKRLCDRSRIFNVNLLKEALLMMYDADLKMKSGYDSEIELSLLISNLVG; encoded by the coding sequence ATGATTTATTTGATTTATGGTGATGAACAGTTCCTTGTACAGGAAGAGTATAAAAGTATTTTGGATAAAAATCCTGACGCTTCTGTCGAAAAACCTCAAGACGTTTCGGATAAGCAGCTTGTTGAGCTTATCTTTATGCATTCACTTTTTTCACCTAAAAGGATAATTGTTTTGGACGGATTTGATTTTGAAAACGCAACTGACCTGCTTGCTACTTCTTTTTCAAACATTCCGGAAGGGGTTATTGTTGTAATTAAAAATCCAGTGGCGCTTGATAAACGCTCCAAAATTTATAAGATAATAAACGCCCATGGAAAGACTTATGAATTTAAAAATATTCCTGAGTGGGAGGAGGAGAAGGTTGTAGATTTTGTAAAACGAACATTTTTAAGGTCAGGGAAAAGCATAAGCAATGATGACGCCTACTTTTTGGTTGAAGGGGTGGGGCGCAATCTTTCATTGCTTAATTCAGAAATCGATAAGATATCAACTTATGTTGGAGAAAAAGAGTTGATAGAAAAAAGCGATATTGAAACTTTGATGATCAGATCAGGCCTTGATCTTTTTACTCTTTTAAATTCAATGTTTGAAAAAAATGCTCTTATTGCTTTTAGAGCAATTAAGAGTCTGTTGAAAGAGAAAGAAAATCCTTTATCTATTCTAGCTTTTTTGGCTTCGCAATATAGATTGCTTTTAAAAGTTAAGCTTTTGTCTTCTCTTGGGAGAGACCCATCTCAAATTGCCCGGGAATTAAAATCTTCTCCATATTATATAAAAAGGCTTTGTGATCGTTCCCGAATATTTAATGTTAATCTGTTGAAAGAAGCCTTGCTTATGATGTATGATGCTGATCTAAAGATGAAGAGCGGGTATGATAGTGAAATAGAATTGTCTTTGCTGATTTCGAATTTAGTAGGATGA
- a CDS encoding tryptophan--tRNA ligase: MIKKRVLSGIQPSGKLHLGNLVGALQNWVELQDDYDCFFFIADYHALTTGYDNVKELPKYVKEVAIDLLSVGLTPEKCTIFKQSDVVEHCELHLLFSMITPLSWLERVPTYKSKIRELKGKDLGTYGFLGYPVLQAVDILLYKPAFVPVGEDQLPHLEITREIARRFNHFYGSIFPDPKELLTHVPVMPGLDGRKMSKSYGNTIALSDSPLEIKKKVNSMITDPARVKKEDEGHPDICTVFSYYKVFNKEKVLQIEKECKNAFRGCVECKKEFLAGLLEVLKPIQENRKEIEKDHKKIQEILCCGAQKAKDIASKTLKEAKKAMGLSQ, translated from the coding sequence ATGATAAAAAAACGTGTATTATCCGGCATTCAACCAAGCGGAAAACTTCATCTTGGCAACTTAGTTGGAGCCCTTCAAAATTGGGTTGAACTGCAGGATGATTATGACTGCTTTTTCTTTATTGCCGACTATCATGCTTTAACGACCGGATATGACAATGTTAAAGAATTGCCTAAATATGTTAAAGAGGTTGCCATTGATTTGTTGTCTGTCGGGCTTACTCCTGAAAAGTGTACTATTTTCAAACAATCTGATGTTGTAGAGCATTGTGAACTGCACCTTCTTTTTTCAATGATTACACCTCTTTCTTGGTTGGAGAGGGTCCCTACTTATAAGAGTAAGATTAGGGAATTAAAAGGGAAAGATTTAGGTACTTATGGGTTTTTGGGGTATCCTGTTCTTCAGGCTGTGGATATTTTACTTTATAAGCCGGCCTTTGTTCCGGTGGGGGAGGATCAGCTTCCTCATCTTGAAATTACAAGGGAGATTGCAAGGCGGTTTAACCATTTTTATGGCAGCATATTTCCCGATCCGAAAGAACTTTTAACCCATGTTCCTGTTATGCCCGGGCTTGATGGAAGAAAAATGAGCAAAAGTTATGGCAATACGATAGCGTTGTCTGATTCTCCTTTAGAGATAAAAAAGAAGGTTAATTCGATGATTACAGACCCTGCAAGAGTTAAAAAAGAGGATGAGGGACATCCTGATATTTGTACTGTTTTTTCCTACTATAAAGTTTTTAATAAAGAAAAAGTTCTTCAGATAGAAAAAGAGTGTAAAAATGCTTTTCGAGGTTGTGTGGAATGTAAAAAAGAGTTTTTAGCGGGACTTCTTGAAGTATTAAAACCGATTCAGGAAAATAGAAAAGAGATAGAAAAGGATCATAAAAAAATACAAGAGATTTTATGCTGTGGAGCGCAAAAGGCAAAGGATATTGCGTCAAAAACTTTAAAAGAGGCTAAAAAGGCCATGGGGCTTAGCCAATGA